One part of the Thermococcus radiotolerans genome encodes these proteins:
- a CDS encoding acylphosphatase yields MRRVRAHLKIYGRVQGVGFRWSMQREARKLGVSGWVRNLPDGTVEAVIEGDPERVEALIGWAHQGPLLARVTRVDVKWEEPEGLEGFRVTG; encoded by the coding sequence ATGAGGAGGGTAAGGGCTCACCTTAAAATCTACGGGCGCGTTCAGGGGGTTGGATTCAGGTGGAGCATGCAGAGGGAAGCGAGAAAGCTCGGCGTTAGCGGCTGGGTGAGGAATTTGCCCGACGGAACCGTCGAGGCCGTCATAGAGGGTGACCCGGAGAGGGTTGAGGCACTGATCGGCTGGGCTCACCAGGGCCCGCTCCTAGCGAGGGTCACGAGGGTTGACGTAAAATGGGAAGAACCGGAGGGGCTTGAAGGGTTCAGGGTCACGGGGTAG
- the cutA gene encoding divalent-cation tolerance protein CutA: MEMILVYTTFPDWDSAERIVKTLLERKLIACANLREHKALYWWEGKIEEEAEVGAILKTEVEKWKELREAIKEMHPYEAPMIARIEVDKVNGEYLEWLEKVLS, from the coding sequence ATGGAGATGATACTGGTCTACACGACCTTCCCCGACTGGGATAGCGCGGAGAGAATAGTGAAGACCCTCCTAGAGAGGAAGCTCATCGCCTGTGCCAACCTCAGGGAGCACAAAGCGCTCTACTGGTGGGAGGGGAAGATCGAGGAAGAGGCGGAAGTCGGCGCCATACTCAAGACGGAGGTCGAGAAGTGGAAGGAACTGCGGGAGGCCATCAAGGAGATGCACCCGTACGAGGCCCCCATGATTGCCAGGATAGAGGTGGACAAGGTCAACGGGGAGTACCTGGAGTGGCTTGAGAAGGTGCTGTCATGA
- a CDS encoding aminopeptidase produces MNELSIEVQEGAYTLVRDIMKVQPGETVVITADTGSDWNVVEATAKAAKLVGAKPLVLWYPMPPHVGKAADPYLPMGPLEAALKNADVWIEFNKSWLLYSTPWDRVMAEGSVRYICLVGMTGDMMVRNIGRINVPVLLEFQRVLAKLTRESRKMEITSPAGMDVEFENDPERPVFMEGDVNGPGDYMLFGQVDWAPVEETINGTIVFDGSVWPPQELGILKEPIVLEVEEGKVVGIDGGWEARFFERWLRGFNDPNMFNIAHISYGCNPGAKLTGNILEDERVWGAVEWGLGNQAESFKGKFGPAKSHTDGICLAPTVRGDGRYIIKDGEYVHPELKRLEKRLLKE; encoded by the coding sequence GTGAATGAGCTTTCGATAGAGGTGCAGGAAGGGGCCTACACGCTGGTTAGGGACATTATGAAGGTTCAGCCCGGAGAGACCGTTGTTATAACCGCCGACACCGGGAGCGATTGGAACGTTGTGGAGGCAACCGCCAAGGCGGCGAAGCTCGTAGGGGCGAAGCCCCTCGTCCTGTGGTATCCAATGCCGCCCCACGTCGGAAAGGCCGCCGATCCGTACCTGCCGATGGGTCCCCTTGAGGCCGCTCTGAAGAACGCGGACGTCTGGATAGAGTTCAACAAAAGCTGGCTCCTCTACTCGACCCCCTGGGACAGGGTTATGGCCGAGGGGAGTGTGCGCTACATCTGTCTCGTTGGAATGACGGGCGATATGATGGTGCGGAACATCGGAAGGATAAACGTCCCGGTTCTCCTTGAATTCCAAAGGGTTCTGGCAAAGCTGACCAGAGAGAGCAGGAAGATGGAGATAACCAGCCCCGCGGGTATGGACGTTGAATTCGAAAATGACCCGGAGAGGCCCGTGTTCATGGAGGGGGACGTTAACGGGCCCGGCGACTACATGCTCTTTGGGCAGGTGGACTGGGCACCGGTGGAGGAGACCATAAACGGAACCATAGTCTTCGATGGCTCCGTGTGGCCCCCGCAGGAGCTCGGAATACTGAAGGAGCCGATAGTCCTTGAGGTCGAGGAAGGAAAGGTCGTGGGGATAGACGGTGGCTGGGAGGCCAGGTTCTTCGAGAGATGGCTCCGGGGCTTCAACGACCCAAACATGTTCAACATAGCCCACATCTCCTACGGCTGCAACCCCGGTGCAAAGCTCACCGGAAACATCCTGGAGGACGAGCGCGTCTGGGGGGCTGTGGAGTGGGGCCTCGGCAATCAGGCCGAGAGCTTTAAGGGCAAGTTCGGTCCCGCGAAGAGCCACACCGACGGCATATGCCTGGCCCCGACCGTCAGAGGCGATGGGAGGTACATCATAAAGGACGGGGAGTACGTTCATCCCGAGCTGAAGAGGCTGGAGAAGCGTCTCCTCAAGGAGTGA
- a CDS encoding regulator of amino acid metabolism, contains ACT domain protein, whose amino-acid sequence MMLILEVYFKNYPARRKVAEFLFENGLSVKNGKIYLRNVEVPISELARVIGVNRKIVYHTIEYIEKTYPLKLIFERLNPLPSLIDVAPLMGWEVLEIELEKEGYLRGFSEVLGLLSENGVPVMEVFSRNLREEPTKLYIVIDGTLPVEVFMRVKEMEGFRKLILHTPEKDKEKYVCNYCEVKYCPKRILIERLEATP is encoded by the coding sequence GAGTTCCTCTTTGAGAACGGTCTCAGCGTGAAGAACGGGAAGATATACCTCAGAAACGTGGAAGTTCCGATAAGCGAGCTCGCGAGGGTAATCGGGGTCAATAGGAAGATAGTGTACCACACGATAGAATACATCGAGAAGACGTATCCCCTCAAGCTCATCTTCGAGAGGCTCAACCCCCTTCCGAGCCTCATAGACGTCGCACCCCTGATGGGATGGGAGGTTCTGGAGATAGAACTGGAGAAAGAAGGTTACCTCCGCGGTTTCTCAGAGGTCCTCGGTCTGCTCTCGGAGAACGGCGTTCCGGTCATGGAGGTCTTCAGCAGAAACCTCCGCGAGGAGCCCACGAAGCTATACATAGTCATAGACGGCACTCTTCCAGTTGAAGTCTTCATGAGGGTCAAGGAGATGGAGGGGTTCAGAAAGCTAATCCTCCACACCCCGGAAAAGGACAAGGAAAAGTACGTCTGCAACTACTGCGAGGTCAAATACTGCCCGAAAAGGATCCTAATCGAGAGGCTAGAGGCTACCCCGTGA
- a CDS encoding aspartate/glutamate racemase family protein — MRILVINPVGTDEWNESDRRIYETFASKDTHIDVVSLENGPRSIENRAAETEVLPLIVRKALELHGGYDGIIVNCCLDPAVDVIRSLIPTPTVGPCQASLALASVLGRKTGIVTVSKTAVPLFEELVLKYRMEKRVTSIRGIDISVPEITADEDRTVRLLREEISLAISDGADVVLLGCTGLAGFAEKVQPFFDVPILDPVASAVKIVEDIVELGGMEGE, encoded by the coding sequence ATGAGAATACTCGTCATAAATCCCGTTGGAACGGATGAATGGAACGAATCCGACAGGAGAATCTACGAAACGTTCGCATCGAAGGACACGCACATAGACGTTGTGAGCCTGGAAAACGGACCCAGGTCAATAGAGAACAGGGCCGCCGAAACCGAGGTTCTCCCGCTCATAGTTCGGAAGGCCCTAGAGCTTCATGGGGGGTACGACGGGATAATCGTCAACTGCTGCCTCGACCCGGCGGTCGATGTTATCCGCTCCCTGATTCCCACCCCGACAGTCGGTCCCTGCCAGGCTTCCCTTGCCCTGGCCTCGGTCCTTGGAAGGAAAACTGGAATAGTGACGGTTTCAAAGACCGCGGTGCCCCTCTTCGAGGAGCTGGTACTGAAGTACAGGATGGAGAAGCGGGTAACGAGCATAAGGGGAATAGACATCTCGGTTCCGGAAATAACAGCCGACGAGGACCGAACTGTGCGCCTGCTCAGGGAGGAAATATCCCTGGCCATATCGGACGGCGCCGATGTTGTTCTCCTTGGTTGCACCGGGCTGGCCGGATTCGCGGAGAAGGTTCAGCCGTTCTTCGACGTCCCCATCCTTGACCCAGTCGCCTCTGCTGTTAAGATTGTTGAGGATATAGTGGAGCTTGGGGGGATGGAGGGTGAATGA
- a CDS encoding endonuclease dU, with protein MIRKVKPQIRVVGFDDGTFSFSSKLEQEKTILIGVVMKGSQEVVGVLSRWITVDGNDATDAMIDAVNSSRFKDLRVIMLKGITYAGFNVVDLERLHSETGLPVVVVVRKRPDLGAMEAALRKHFTDAEGRIGLLRKAPSLVELVPERLYVQAVGLEADTAAEIVRVTTKTGLIPEPLRLAHMIASAVMRGESTRE; from the coding sequence ATGATAAGGAAGGTCAAGCCGCAGATCCGCGTCGTTGGATTCGACGACGGAACCTTCTCTTTCTCCTCCAAACTCGAACAGGAGAAGACGATTCTGATAGGCGTGGTCATGAAGGGCTCCCAGGAGGTTGTTGGCGTTCTCTCGCGCTGGATAACCGTCGACGGAAACGACGCCACCGATGCGATGATAGACGCCGTCAACTCCTCCAGATTCAAAGACCTGCGCGTGATAATGCTGAAGGGAATAACCTACGCCGGCTTCAACGTCGTTGACCTCGAAAGGCTCCACTCCGAGACGGGCCTGCCCGTCGTTGTCGTGGTGAGGAAGAGGCCAGACCTGGGGGCAATGGAGGCCGCGCTGAGAAAGCACTTCACCGATGCCGAGGGGAGGATAGGCCTTCTGAGGAAAGCCCCATCCCTGGTGGAGCTCGTCCCGGAGAGGCTCTACGTCCAAGCGGTGGGCCTCGAAGCCGATACAGCCGCGGAGATAGTCCGGGTGACGACCAAAACGGGCCTGATTCCGGAGCCCCTGAGGCTGGCACACATGATAGCCAGCGCCGTGATGAGGGGAGAGAGCACGCGGGAGTAG
- a CDS encoding ABC transporter ATP-binding protein: MLRVENLKKYFPITQGFIRKKTTWLKAVDGVSFEIHDGETFGLVGESGSGKSTTGRTILRLYEPTDGKVYFNDVEVTALSREELRELRPKMQIIYQDPYSSLNPRLTIFDIIAEPLREYGHEDIEDTVIGLLESVGLSEEHARKYPDEISGGQCQRVAIARALALNPEFIVLDEPTSALDVSVQAQVLNLLERLQKERGLTYLFISHDLGVVRYLASRVGVMYLGKLVEVGTIEQVFDNPMHPYTRMLLSSIPVPDPKARNIEKETVIGEIPSPINPPSGCRFHTRCPYTKDVCKREEPEMVEVENGHFVRCHFAGDL, from the coding sequence ATGTTGAGGGTTGAGAACCTCAAGAAGTACTTCCCGATAACCCAGGGCTTCATCAGAAAGAAAACAACGTGGCTGAAGGCCGTCGATGGAGTTTCCTTTGAAATACACGACGGTGAGACGTTTGGACTGGTGGGTGAGAGCGGGAGTGGGAAGTCCACCACTGGAAGAACCATCCTGCGGCTCTACGAACCCACCGATGGGAAGGTGTACTTCAACGACGTTGAGGTAACGGCCCTCTCGCGGGAGGAGCTCCGGGAGCTGCGGCCCAAGATGCAGATAATATACCAGGACCCGTACTCCTCCCTCAATCCAAGGTTAACCATATTTGACATCATCGCGGAACCCCTGAGGGAATACGGGCATGAGGACATTGAAGACACGGTAATCGGCCTCCTTGAGTCCGTCGGACTCAGTGAAGAGCATGCGAGGAAGTACCCGGATGAGATAAGCGGCGGTCAGTGCCAGCGCGTTGCCATAGCGAGGGCCCTCGCCCTGAACCCCGAGTTCATAGTTCTGGATGAGCCTACCTCCGCGCTGGATGTCTCAGTCCAGGCCCAGGTTCTCAACCTCTTGGAAAGACTCCAGAAGGAAAGGGGACTCACGTATCTCTTTATCTCCCACGACCTCGGCGTGGTGAGGTACCTCGCCAGCCGCGTCGGCGTCATGTACCTCGGAAAGCTCGTTGAGGTCGGTACCATCGAGCAGGTTTTCGACAATCCGATGCACCCCTACACGAGAATGCTGCTGAGTTCCATACCTGTGCCGGATCCAAAGGCCCGGAACATCGAGAAGGAGACGGTAATCGGGGAAATTCCCAGCCCCATAAACCCCCCAAGCGGGTGCAGGTTCCACACGAGGTGTCCCTACACAAAGGATGTCTGCAAACGGGAGGAGCCGGAGATGGTTGAGGTGGAAAACGGCCACTTCGTAAGATGCCATTTTGCGGGTGATCTATGA
- a CDS encoding ABC transporter ATP-binding protein: MSKVLEIRDLYINFRTMWGVAKVLNGVSFEINDGEIFGLVGETGCGKSVTALSVLRLLPSNAQISGQIIFKGENLLEKSEEEMRKLRGKEISIIFQDPMTSLNPLFKIGDQMVDIITLHEGLSKEEALEHARNLIKSVGLSDPERILNSYPHELSGGMRQRIMIAMALSSNPSLLIADEPTTALDVTIQKQILKLILDLRDRYSFSVLLITHDLGVVAEVCDRVGVMYAGNIVEIAPTEELFENPLHPYTQGLLSVVPDPRTKKPLKPLRGSVPSLLNPPSGCRFHPRCDYAKDVCSRVKPELIERSPGHFVACHLYGGEADVEG; encoded by the coding sequence ATGAGCAAGGTACTCGAAATACGCGACCTCTACATCAACTTCAGAACCATGTGGGGCGTTGCAAAGGTTCTCAACGGCGTCAGCTTCGAGATAAATGATGGCGAGATATTCGGCCTAGTCGGTGAAACCGGCTGCGGGAAGAGTGTAACCGCCCTAAGCGTGCTCCGTCTGCTCCCATCGAACGCCCAGATTTCCGGGCAAATCATCTTCAAGGGAGAGAACCTGCTGGAGAAGTCGGAGGAGGAGATGAGAAAGCTCCGGGGCAAGGAGATTTCAATAATATTCCAGGACCCCATGACCTCCCTGAACCCCCTTTTCAAGATTGGAGACCAGATGGTTGACATAATAACACTCCACGAGGGTTTGAGCAAGGAGGAGGCTCTGGAACACGCCAGGAACCTCATAAAGTCCGTTGGACTCTCCGACCCGGAGAGGATACTCAACTCGTACCCGCACGAGCTCAGCGGCGGCATGAGGCAGAGGATAATGATAGCCATGGCCCTCTCCTCGAACCCGTCCCTTCTGATAGCGGATGAACCCACAACAGCCCTGGACGTCACGATTCAGAAGCAGATACTCAAGCTGATACTCGACCTCAGGGACAGGTACAGTTTCTCGGTTCTCCTCATCACCCACGACCTGGGCGTCGTTGCCGAAGTCTGCGACCGTGTTGGGGTGATGTACGCGGGCAACATAGTGGAGATAGCTCCAACGGAGGAGCTCTTTGAGAATCCCCTCCATCCGTACACCCAGGGACTGCTATCCGTCGTTCCGGATCCGAGGACAAAGAAGCCCCTCAAACCTCTCAGGGGCAGTGTTCCTAGCCTTTTGAACCCGCCTAGCGGATGCAGATTCCATCCGAGGTGTGATTACGCGAAGGACGTCTGCAGCAGGGTAAAGCCTGAGCTCATTGAGCGCTCTCCCGGACACTTCGTGGCCTGCCATCTCTACGGAGGTGAAGCGGATGTTGAGGGTTGA
- the nikC gene encoding nickel transporter permease: MRKEETVKILLRNKLSLIGLAIIAGLILMAILAPVLAPYPDQALGEPNLQERLQPPSRTHLFGTDHMGRDILSRVIYGARTSLLMGFSVVALALLIGVPLGLMAGYFSGKTDLVIMRVTDIFLAFPPLLLALLIATSLGRGMTNAIVALAISWWPWYTRLARGMAISVKERPYVEASKAMGISDWKIMLRHVLPNSLSPIIVQATMDMGSAILEAAALSFLGLGVQPPTPDWGLMVSEGKDYFLNYWWYPVFPGLAIFITVMAFNLLGDAVREVIDPRLRRRLL, translated from the coding sequence ATGAGGAAAGAAGAGACAGTTAAAATCCTTCTGAGGAACAAACTTTCCCTGATAGGTCTGGCGATAATAGCCGGCTTGATACTCATGGCGATCCTTGCCCCCGTACTCGCGCCGTACCCCGACCAGGCCCTCGGGGAGCCCAACCTGCAGGAGAGGCTGCAGCCGCCGAGCAGAACGCACCTCTTTGGAACTGACCACATGGGAAGGGACATCCTCAGCAGGGTGATATACGGTGCGAGAACGTCCCTGCTGATGGGCTTCTCTGTGGTTGCGCTGGCACTTCTCATAGGCGTGCCCTTGGGCCTGATGGCAGGCTACTTCAGCGGCAAGACCGACCTCGTGATCATGAGGGTAACCGACATCTTCCTTGCCTTCCCGCCCCTGCTTCTGGCCCTGCTCATAGCAACGAGCCTCGGTAGGGGAATGACGAATGCCATCGTTGCCCTCGCCATAAGCTGGTGGCCGTGGTACACGAGACTCGCCAGGGGGATGGCGATCTCCGTGAAGGAGCGGCCCTATGTTGAGGCCTCGAAGGCGATGGGAATTTCTGACTGGAAGATTATGCTGCGCCACGTTCTTCCGAACTCGCTGTCCCCGATAATAGTGCAGGCCACCATGGATATGGGTTCCGCCATCCTTGAGGCCGCGGCCCTGAGCTTTCTTGGACTCGGCGTCCAGCCGCCCACGCCGGATTGGGGTCTGATGGTCAGCGAGGGGAAGGATTACTTCCTGAACTACTGGTGGTATCCCGTCTTCCCGGGACTGGCGATATTCATCACCGTCATGGCGTTCAACCTGCTCGGGGACGCCGTGAGGGAGGTAATTGACCCCAGGCTGAGGAGGAGGTTGCTATGA
- a CDS encoding aspartate/glutamate racemase family protein produces MIVILEPIRDEGGGFRRETETYLSSHYPGDRFRIVALEDGPEEIGNFTQKTLACASILRHLDEFRDASAVVVDCFADPCLFELRENLNVPVFGAGETTLHIAAMLGEFSVVGPGQNVASWTRIQAREYGLLDKLVSVRGVALPLEGILKNEKGLYREALSACEKAVEDGADVVVLGCTGFVSIADRLRKEVWERFGVPVLEPLLTTYGTARSLYPFIRHGKRGLFSGK; encoded by the coding sequence ATGATAGTGATTCTTGAGCCGATACGGGATGAGGGGGGCGGTTTCCGCCGGGAGACGGAGACGTATCTTTCCAGTCATTACCCGGGGGATCGCTTCAGGATAGTAGCACTGGAAGACGGGCCGGAGGAGATAGGGAACTTCACCCAGAAGACGCTGGCGTGTGCTTCGATCTTGAGGCACTTGGACGAGTTTAGGGATGCGTCGGCGGTCGTTGTGGACTGCTTCGCCGATCCGTGCCTCTTTGAGCTGAGGGAGAACCTCAACGTTCCGGTTTTCGGGGCCGGAGAAACGACCCTTCACATCGCCGCCATGCTGGGTGAGTTCTCTGTGGTTGGGCCCGGCCAGAACGTGGCATCTTGGACGCGGATTCAGGCCAGGGAGTACGGTTTGCTCGATAAGCTCGTCTCGGTCAGAGGGGTGGCGCTTCCCCTAGAGGGCATACTGAAAAACGAGAAGGGTCTCTACAGGGAGGCTCTGAGTGCCTGCGAAAAGGCGGTTGAGGATGGAGCCGACGTGGTGGTTCTCGGCTGTACTGGGTTTGTCAGCATCGCCGATAGATTGAGGAAGGAGGTTTGGGAAAGGTTCGGAGTGCCGGTTCTTGAACCCCTGCTGACGACTTACGGAACCGCGCGCTCTCTGTATCCGTTCATACGTCACGGGAAACGGGGATTGTTCTCAGGAAAATGA
- a CDS encoding Lrp/AsnC family transcriptional regulator, producing MVNKKKKSYSWDPEDIKFWREMSKGELSDLDVKIFLALRENGRLPDTELARITGVSVPTARRHRISLQERGYIRIMALFIFEEFGLASADVIVKFKEDAPKEKVASFMEEAISHRKVFEIDEYIGEYNVVIKFFDKDFKELKKTIDEFLQGRDIIQKTLILPAVSSPKLFTTRMKYKHV from the coding sequence ATGGTGAACAAAAAGAAAAAATCCTATTCATGGGACCCCGAGGACATCAAGTTCTGGAGGGAGATGAGCAAGGGCGAGCTGAGCGACCTTGACGTTAAGATTTTCCTGGCGTTGAGGGAGAACGGCAGACTTCCCGACACTGAACTCGCGAGAATAACGGGCGTTTCAGTCCCGACCGCCAGAAGGCACAGGATAAGCCTTCAGGAAAGGGGCTACATACGGATAATGGCATTGTTTATCTTTGAGGAGTTCGGTCTGGCGTCGGCCGATGTGATTGTCAAATTCAAGGAAGACGCACCAAAGGAAAAAGTCGCAAGCTTCATGGAGGAGGCGATATCTCACAGGAAGGTCTTTGAAATAGACGAGTACATAGGAGAGTACAATGTGGTAATCAAGTTCTTCGACAAGGACTTCAAGGAGCTCAAAAAGACGATAGACGAGTTTCTCCAGGGGAGGGATATAATCCAGAAAACCCTGATACTTCCGGCTGTCTCCAGTCCGAAGCTGTTCACGACCCGCATGAAATACAAGCACGTCTAG
- a CDS encoding nitroreductase family protein, producing the protein MEAIKGRRAVRRFQERDIPLEDMRKILEAGIWAPSGSNVQPWEFVVVMERDNVEKVKLLSPGLFGNPAALVVLCVNRKLAERGGKLGAESALMDVSMAAQNMMLMAYSLGIGSCPVLSFNKAALRELLNIPEHVEPVLILIFGYPKVWPKPPRRKPLREVVHVEEYGRPFE; encoded by the coding sequence ATGGAAGCGATAAAGGGCAGAAGGGCCGTCAGGAGATTCCAGGAGAGGGATATCCCCTTGGAGGACATGAGAAAAATCCTTGAGGCCGGGATATGGGCTCCGAGCGGGAGCAACGTTCAGCCGTGGGAGTTCGTCGTTGTCATGGAGAGGGACAACGTTGAGAAGGTGAAACTACTCTCTCCCGGCCTGTTTGGAAATCCTGCGGCCCTTGTGGTGCTCTGCGTAAACCGCAAACTGGCCGAAAGGGGCGGGAAGCTCGGGGCGGAAAGCGCCCTCATGGACGTCTCTATGGCGGCCCAGAACATGATGCTGATGGCATACTCACTGGGCATAGGCTCCTGTCCGGTGCTTTCCTTCAACAAAGCCGCCCTCAGGGAACTCCTGAACATACCCGAGCACGTGGAGCCGGTCCTTATCCTTATCTTCGGCTATCCGAAGGTCTGGCCGAAGCCGCCGAGGAGAAAACCATTGAGGGAGGTAGTGCACGTTGAGGAGTACGGACGGCCTTTTGAGTGA
- a CDS encoding DUF917 domain-containing protein, whose translation MRVLHEQDLRDLLEGCTVLGTGGGGDLAEGWEMVKKELDAGREFRLASLEEIPDDGVVPMPYFVGSLAGEKVESFYEEGEAVRSYRVLEDFMGEEFAAVISTELGGANTAAALATAARLGRPIVDGDPAGRSVPELQHTTYYIVGVEMAPFAVVTPYGDEIVVGRVKDDFQAEKLVRAIASSIKTNVGVTSHPVRGRELRNAVVKDAISHALNMGRALRTARENGGDPIRALLKAGNGFLLFEGVATNAEWQEESGFTVGEFELEGTGEFEGEIYRVWYKNENLISWRNGEVDVTIPDLISVLTPDGHPVTNPHVEEGKEYVVVGFPAPELWRTPKGLEIFGPKYLGLEREYVPIEERLR comes from the coding sequence ATGAGGGTGTTGCACGAGCAGGATTTAAGGGACCTCTTGGAGGGTTGCACCGTCCTTGGTACCGGTGGGGGCGGCGACCTCGCAGAAGGCTGGGAGATGGTAAAGAAGGAGCTTGACGCCGGGCGGGAGTTCCGCTTGGCAAGTTTGGAGGAGATTCCCGACGATGGCGTGGTGCCGATGCCGTATTTCGTCGGCTCCCTTGCCGGCGAAAAGGTCGAATCCTTCTACGAGGAGGGCGAGGCCGTTCGTTCCTATCGGGTTTTGGAGGATTTCATGGGGGAGGAATTCGCCGCCGTCATCTCGACCGAACTCGGTGGGGCTAACACGGCGGCGGCACTGGCGACGGCGGCCAGACTGGGGAGGCCGATAGTCGACGGTGACCCTGCAGGAAGGTCGGTTCCGGAGCTACAGCATACCACGTATTACATCGTCGGTGTTGAGATGGCCCCGTTTGCCGTTGTTACACCCTACGGTGACGAGATAGTGGTGGGCCGCGTCAAGGATGACTTCCAGGCCGAAAAGCTCGTCAGGGCCATAGCGTCTTCGATAAAAACCAACGTTGGTGTCACGTCGCACCCGGTCAGGGGGAGGGAACTCAGGAACGCGGTTGTGAAGGACGCCATAAGCCACGCTCTGAACATGGGCAGGGCGCTGAGAACCGCCAGGGAAAACGGGGGGGACCCGATAAGGGCATTGCTCAAAGCGGGGAACGGCTTCCTGCTGTTCGAGGGCGTCGCCACGAATGCAGAATGGCAGGAGGAATCGGGATTCACCGTCGGGGAATTCGAACTTGAGGGAACGGGTGAGTTCGAGGGGGAGATTTACAGGGTCTGGTACAAGAACGAGAACCTAATCTCCTGGAGGAACGGGGAGGTTGACGTCACGATACCCGACCTCATATCAGTGCTTACCCCGGACGGCCACCCCGTGACGAACCCCCACGTGGAGGAGGGGAAGGAGTACGTCGTCGTTGGCTTCCCCGCTCCCGAGCTGTGGAGAACACCAAAGGGTCTGGAGATATTCGGGCCGAAGTATCTGGGGCTTGAGAGGGAGTACGTTCCGATAGAGGAGCGTCTTCGCTGA
- a CDS encoding DUF6092 family protein, with product MRSTDGLLSDKHFQLLAFLITSARGCVDEPKLYGPLRLLDAASRLIEIMEDEGKASGEVLRLRGLVEEAIDVLMYDQEEFVRLTDELSRELARIIRDQKT from the coding sequence TTGAGGAGTACGGACGGCCTTTTGAGTGACAAGCACTTTCAGCTCCTGGCGTTTTTGATAACGAGCGCGAGGGGATGCGTAGACGAGCCAAAGCTCTACGGGCCGTTGAGGTTGCTCGACGCAGCTTCGAGGCTGATAGAGATTATGGAGGATGAGGGCAAGGCCAGCGGGGAGGTGCTCAGGCTCAGAGGGCTCGTTGAGGAGGCCATCGACGTCCTGATGTACGACCAGGAGGAATTCGTGAGGCTGACGGATGAACTGTCGCGGGAGCTTGCAAGAATTATCAGGGATCAAAAAACTTAA
- a CDS encoding universal stress protein, translating to MFEKVLYPTDFSDVSLHALRTCIPELVSMGVRELHLIHVVDITIAEFEAFELEDIYREKLEKLAEELKTDGVTVNAIVRIGIPSIEIAEVAEEMDIDLVVIPSVGENIWRTMFMGSTASNLARATRRPVLLLKYQKKDDGFEPSVDCSTIFKRPLVTLDFSKCSIKIIKTVREFEELIEKGILVHSVDYGKMDELEHNIEVAKLNLRKSAKGVRAEFEFEVLVGSASQAIIGTALAKNATLIVIGKKGRNFLKDLLLGSTAERVMRDSKVPVLLVPCD from the coding sequence ATGTTTGAGAAAGTTTTGTATCCGACCGACTTTTCGGACGTTTCCCTGCACGCCCTTCGCACATGCATTCCCGAACTCGTCTCCATGGGGGTTAGGGAGCTCCACCTCATTCACGTCGTTGACATAACCATCGCCGAGTTCGAGGCTTTCGAGCTCGAGGATATCTACCGCGAGAAGCTTGAGAAGCTCGCCGAGGAGCTCAAAACTGACGGTGTAACCGTGAACGCGATAGTCAGGATAGGCATCCCCTCGATTGAGATAGCCGAGGTGGCGGAGGAGATGGACATAGACCTCGTCGTCATCCCAAGCGTCGGCGAGAACATCTGGAGGACTATGTTCATGGGCAGCACCGCCTCCAACCTCGCCAGGGCCACTAGGCGGCCGGTTCTCCTTCTGAAGTACCAGAAGAAGGATGACGGTTTCGAGCCCTCGGTGGACTGCTCGACGATATTCAAGCGCCCTCTGGTCACGCTGGACTTCTCGAAGTGCTCGATAAAGATAATCAAGACCGTGAGGGAGTTCGAGGAGCTCATAGAGAAGGGAATCCTCGTCCACTCCGTGGACTACGGCAAGATGGACGAGCTTGAGCACAACATAGAGGTGGCGAAGCTCAACCTGCGGAAATCCGCCAAGGGCGTGAGGGCGGAGTTTGAGTTTGAGGTCCTCGTGGGTTCCGCCAGTCAGGCGATAATAGGAACCGCACTGGCAAAGAACGCCACGCTCATAGTCATCGGTAAGAAGGGCAGAAACTTCCTGAAGGACCTGCTCCTCGGTAGCACCGCGGAGAGGGTCATGAGGGACTCAAAAGTCCCGGTGCTGCTGGTACCGTGTGATTAG